From Camelina sativa cultivar DH55 chromosome 7, Cs, whole genome shotgun sequence, one genomic window encodes:
- the LOC104700573 gene encoding tropinone reductase homolog At2g29310-like isoform X1 — translation MDKRWSLQSMTALVTGGASGIGYAIVDELASFGARIHVCDISETLLTKSLSEWEKKGFQVSGTVCDVSSRPEREKLMQTISSLFDGKLNILVNNVGVLRGKLTTEYVEEDFSFHMSINLEAAFHFSQLSHPLLKASGNGSIVFVSSVGGIVSLGGASIYSLTKGALNQLAKNLACEWAKDGIRANAVAPNAITTPMCQSYLEDVRFKDALLSRIPLGRLGEPNEVASLVVFLCLPAASYITGQTICVDGGFTVNGFSYQQQA, via the exons ATGGATAAAAGATGGAGTCTTCAAAGTATGACTGCTCTTGTCACCGGTGGAGCCAGCGGAATCGG GTATGCCATAGTGGATGAGTTAGCTAGTTTTGGAGCTAGGATCCATGTATGTGACATATCTGAAACTCTGCTTACTAAAAGTTTAAGCGAATGGGAAAAGAAAGGGTTTCAAGTGAGTGGAACAGTCTGTGATGTAAGCTCTCGTCCCGAGAGAGAAAAACTGATGCAAACCATCTCCTCGCTGTTCGACGGAAAACTCAACATTTTA GTTAATAATGTTGGTGTACTTCGTGGGAAGCTAACAACAGAATATGTGGAAGAAGATTTCTCTTTCCACATGTCAATAAATTTGGAAGCTGCTTTCCATTTTAGTCAGCTTTCACATCCTCTCTTAAAGGCTTCAGGCAATGGAAGCATCGTCTTTGTTTCATCTGTTGGAGGGATTGTATCACTTGGTGGTGCATCTATTTATAGTCTAACTAAAG GAGCTTTGAATCAGCTAGCTAAAAATTTGGCATGTGAATGGGCAAAAGACGGCATAAGAGCCAATGCTGTTGCGCCAAATGCTATCACGACTCCTATGTGTCAATCT TATCTTGAGGATGTCCGTTTCAAGGATGCATTGTTGAGTAGAATTCCACTTGGTCGCTTAGGAGAGCCGAATGAAGTTGCATCACTAGTGGTGTTCTTGTGTCTACCTGCAGCTTCTTATATAACTGGTCAAACCATTTGTGTTGATGGAGGTTTCACTGTTAATGGCTTCTCTTATCAGCAGCAGGCTTGA
- the LOC104700574 gene encoding tropinone reductase homolog At2g29320 isoform X1 — protein MDKRWSLQGMTALVTGGASGIGYAIVEELAGFGARIYVCDISETLLNQSLSEWESKGFQVSGSVCDVTSRPEREKLMQTVSSLFDGKLNVLVNNVGVLRGKPTTEYVADDWTFHISTNLEAAYHFCQLSHPLLKEASGYGSIIFLSSVAGVISFDAGSIYGLTKGALNQLARNLACEWAKDGIRANAVAPNAVKTAQSQSFLEDVSFKEALLSRTPLGRCGEPNEVASLVAFLCLPAASYITGQTICVDGGLTVNGFSYQPQA, from the exons atgGATAAAAGATGGAGTCTTCAAGGTATGACTGCTCTTGTGACCGGTGGAGCCAGCGGAATCGG GTATGCCATAGTAGAAGAGTTAGCTGGTTTTGGAGCTAGAATCTATGTGTGCGATATATCAGAAACTCTGCTCAATCAAAGTTTAAGCGAATGGGAAAGTAAAGGGTTTCAAGTGAGTGGTTCAGTCTGTGATGTAACCTCTCGTCCTGAGAGAGAAAAGCTGATGCAAACAGTCTCATCCCTGTTCGATGGCAAACTCAACG TTCTT GTTAATAACGTGGGCGTACTCAGGGGAAAGCCAACAACAGAATATGTGGCAGATGATTGGACTTTCCATATCTCAACAAACTTGGAAGCTGCTTACCATTTTTGCCAACTTTCACATCCTCTCTTGAAGGAGGCTTCAGGCTATGGAAGCATCATCTTCCTTTCCTCTGTTGCAGGGGTTATATCTTTCGACGCTGGATCCATTTATGGTCTAACAAAAG gaGCTCTGAATCAGCTAGCTAGAAATTTGGCATGTGAATGGGCAAAAG ACGGCATAAGAGCTAATGCTGTTGCACCTAATGCTGTCAAGACTGCTCAGTCTCAAtct ttTCTTGAGGACGTCAGTTTCAAGGAGGCATTGTTGAGTAGAACTCCACTTGGTCGTTGTGGAGAGCCGAATGAAGTTGCATCACTAGTGGCCTTCTTGTGTCTACCTGCAGCTTCATATATCACAGGTCAAACTATTTGTGTTGATGGAGGCCTCACGGTTAACGGTTTCTCCTATCAACCACAGGCTTGA
- the LOC104700574 gene encoding tropinone reductase homolog At2g29320 isoform X2 → MTALVTGAASGIGYAIVEELAGFGARIHVCDISETLLNQSLSEWEKKGFQVSGSVCDVTSRPEREKLMQTVSSVFDGKLNILVNNVGVLRGKPTTEYVADDWTFHISTNLEAAYHFCQLSHPLLKEASGYGSIIFLSSVAGVISFDAGSIYGLTKGALNQLARNLACEWAKDGIRANAVAPNAVKTAQSQSFLEDVSFKEALLSRTPLGRCGEPNEVASLVAFLCLPAASYITGQTICVDGGLTVNGFSYQPQA, encoded by the exons ATGACTGCTCTTGTGACCGGTGCAGCCAGCGGAATTGG GTATGCCATAGTAGAAGAGTTGGCTGGTTTTGGAGCTAGAATCCATGTGTGCGATATATCCGAAACTCTGCTCAATCAAAGTTTAAGCGAATGGGAAAAGAAAGGGTTTCAAGTGAGTGGTTCAGTTTGTGATGTAACTTCTCGTCCAGAGAGAGAAAAGCTGATGCAAACCGTCTCATCCGTGTTCGATGGCAAACTCAACATTCTT GTTAATAACGTGGGCGTACTCAGGGGAAAGCCAACAACAGAATATGTGGCAGATGATTGGACTTTCCATATCTCAACAAACTTGGAAGCTGCTTACCATTTTTGCCAACTTTCACATCCTCTCTTGAAGGAGGCTTCAGGCTATGGAAGCATCATCTTCCTTTCCTCTGTTGCAGGGGTTATATCTTTCGACGCTGGATCCATTTATGGTCTAACAAAAG gaGCTCTGAATCAGCTAGCTAGAAATTTGGCATGTGAATGGGCAAAAG ACGGCATAAGAGCTAATGCTGTTGCACCTAATGCTGTCAAGACTGCTCAGTCTCAAtct ttTCTTGAGGACGTCAGTTTCAAGGAGGCATTGTTGAGTAGAACTCCACTTGGTCGTTGTGGAGAGCCGAATGAAGTTGCATCACTAGTGGCCTTCTTGTGTCTACCTGCAGCTTCATATATCACAGGTCAAACTATTTGTGTTGATGGAGGCCTCACGGTTAACGGTTTCTCCTATCAACCACAGGCTTGA
- the LOC104700574 gene encoding tropinone reductase homolog At2g29320 isoform X3 — MDKRWSLQGMTALVTGAASGIGYAIVEELAGFGARIHVCDISETLLNQSLSEWEKKGFQVSGSVCDVTSRPEREKLMQTVSSVFDGKLNILVNNVGVLRGKPTTEYVADDWTFHISTNLEAAYHFCQLSHPLLKEASGYGSIIFLSSVAGVISFDAGSIYGLTKGALNQLARNLACEWAKDGIRANAVAPNAITTPMCQSFLEDVSFKEALLSRTPLGRCGEPNEVASLVAFLCLPAASYITGQTICVDGGLTVNGFSYQPQA, encoded by the exons ATGGATAAAAGATGGAGTCTTCAAGGTATGACTGCTCTTGTGACCGGTGCAGCCAGCGGAATTGG GTATGCCATAGTAGAAGAGTTGGCTGGTTTTGGAGCTAGAATCCATGTGTGCGATATATCCGAAACTCTGCTCAATCAAAGTTTAAGCGAATGGGAAAAGAAAGGGTTTCAAGTGAGTGGTTCAGTTTGTGATGTAACTTCTCGTCCAGAGAGAGAAAAGCTGATGCAAACCGTCTCATCCGTGTTCGATGGCAAACTCAACATTCTT GTTAATAACGTGGGCGTACTCAGGGGAAAGCCAACAACAGAATATGTGGCAGATGATTGGACTTTCCATATCTCAACAAACTTGGAAGCTGCTTACCATTTTTGCCAACTTTCACATCCTCTCTTGAAGGAGGCTTCAGGCTATGGAAGCATCATCTTCCTTTCCTCTGTTGCAGGGGTTATATCTTTCGACGCTGGATCCATTTATGGTCTAACAAAAG gaGCTCTGAATCAGCTAGCTAGAAATTTGGCATGTGAATGGGCAAAAGACGGCATAAGAGCCAATGCTGTTGCGCCAAATGCTATCACGACTCCTATGTGTCAATCT ttTCTTGAGGACGTCAGTTTCAAGGAGGCATTGTTGAGTAGAACTCCACTTGGTCGTTGTGGAGAGCCGAATGAAGTTGCATCACTAGTGGCCTTCTTGTGTCTACCTGCAGCTTCATATATCACAGGTCAAACTATTTGTGTTGATGGAGGCCTCACGGTTAACGGTTTCTCCTATCAACCACAGGCTTGA
- the LOC104700573 gene encoding tropinone reductase homolog At2g29310-like isoform X2 produces MESSKYDCSCHRWSQRNRVLFRYAIVDELASFGARIHVCDISETLLTKSLSEWEKKGFQVSGTVCDVSSRPEREKLMQTISSLFDGKLNILVNNVGVLRGKLTTEYVEEDFSFHMSINLEAAFHFSQLSHPLLKASGNGSIVFVSSVGGIVSLGGASIYSLTKGALNQLAKNLACEWAKDGIRANAVAPNAITTPMCQSYLEDVRFKDALLSRIPLGRLGEPNEVASLVVFLCLPAASYITGQTICVDGGFTVNGFSYQQQA; encoded by the exons ATGGAGTCTTCAAAGTATGACTGCTCTTGTCACCGGTGGAGCCAGCGGAATCGGGTTC TGTTTAGGTATGCCATAGTGGATGAGTTAGCTAGTTTTGGAGCTAGGATCCATGTATGTGACATATCTGAAACTCTGCTTACTAAAAGTTTAAGCGAATGGGAAAAGAAAGGGTTTCAAGTGAGTGGAACAGTCTGTGATGTAAGCTCTCGTCCCGAGAGAGAAAAACTGATGCAAACCATCTCCTCGCTGTTCGACGGAAAACTCAACATTTTA GTTAATAATGTTGGTGTACTTCGTGGGAAGCTAACAACAGAATATGTGGAAGAAGATTTCTCTTTCCACATGTCAATAAATTTGGAAGCTGCTTTCCATTTTAGTCAGCTTTCACATCCTCTCTTAAAGGCTTCAGGCAATGGAAGCATCGTCTTTGTTTCATCTGTTGGAGGGATTGTATCACTTGGTGGTGCATCTATTTATAGTCTAACTAAAG GAGCTTTGAATCAGCTAGCTAAAAATTTGGCATGTGAATGGGCAAAAGACGGCATAAGAGCCAATGCTGTTGCGCCAAATGCTATCACGACTCCTATGTGTCAATCT TATCTTGAGGATGTCCGTTTCAAGGATGCATTGTTGAGTAGAATTCCACTTGGTCGCTTAGGAGAGCCGAATGAAGTTGCATCACTAGTGGTGTTCTTGTGTCTACCTGCAGCTTCTTATATAACTGGTCAAACCATTTGTGTTGATGGAGGTTTCACTGTTAATGGCTTCTCTTATCAGCAGCAGGCTTGA
- the LOC109125406 gene encoding uncharacterized protein LOC109125406, with translation MTTVRATLKVAAARHWSLHQMDVHNAFLHGDLNEEIYMKLPPGFRPENGDRNLDLGALKYFLGTEVARREDGIFLNQRKYALDILKETGLLGSTPETFPMEQQHGLGRVTSPLLEEPARYRPLRPTQAHWEVALHVVCYLNGSPGQGILLSSDDDLKLTGWCDADWAGCPVNRRSLIGWLVSLGTSPLS, from the exons ATGACCACAGTCCGAGCGACACTTAAGGTTGCCGCAGCTAGACACTGGTCCCTACATCAGATGGATGTCCACAACGCCTTCTTACATGGCGATTTAAATGAAGAAATCTACATGAAGTTGCCCCCGGGGTTTCGACCAGAGAATGGTGATCGTAATTTG GACCTTGGTGCCCTGAAATATTTCTTGGGCACTGAAGTAGCAAGGAGAGAGGATGGGATATtcttaaatcaacgaaaatatGCATTGGACATTCTAAAGGAAACAGGTCTCTTGGGCAGTACGCCAGAAACGTTTCCCATGGAACAACAACATGGTCTTGGTCGAGTCACAAGTCCACTTCTTGAGGAACCAGCACGCTATCGTCCCTTG CGGCCAACACAAGCACATTGGGAAGTTGCATTACATGTTGTCTGCTACTTAAATGGATCTCCAGGTCAAGGGATTCTTTTATCCTCTGATGATGATTTGAAGCTAACTGGTTGGTGTGACGCGGATTGGGCAGGGTGCCCTGTTAATCGCCGTTCACTAATAGGGTGGCTTGTCTCCCTCGGAACCTCTCCTTTGTCATGA